The following proteins are co-located in the Dehalococcoidia bacterium genome:
- a CDS encoding CopD family protein, whose amino-acid sequence MIGRGRARRWVALLGWVVAFLLLFMVRPATAGAHAQVVRADPAPGSSLAQSPPRVTVWLSEPIIPEGSRLEVYDVSGQRVDQGTTYYHGSPPTAMSVDLGPLPQGNYRVRSVTFSSVDGHYWVTTFPFAVGAAVTAPGVEEARMGSGLPVPQWLPVLLRYITLAGALAWGGIAFAHGFVVGPWLAAHARRLAPLTIGISYRYWWALLLALISLLVGRGLEIAWPMAATVSLGQVAAGWEAARAFLTSRFSLLSYGVLALAVLAVLTARRTGPLPAVAGAAETVAAHRVPHHSLTTEVWAARAHVALAALAMIGLAATGHAAVVSGPYYSSLAAAWAHYVAAAVWVGGILYFAVVLLPATSKLEVSERARARVALLGGFTPYALLAGATLAATGLLRAEVHLPSLSVTVLRQLVRTAYGQALLAKLSLVALMAGVGALHSFWYRRKVWQLLAGGAEKEEVGKPLRRWQRLVQWEAVLAILVMASVAVLITRPALRYGFGDLASPSLGEAGRGEDIARAFLERADQNMNALKSARVRERPGGSNSAGWTDYVLVAPSTMRIQTSNGDETVVWWNLMFTRRSGQTAWQIGFWSPVYRFTWPNYVWSEVAYRPTILGEEEVNGVRCAIVSFTDSAGSTRHTLWIGDDGLVRREEVISVGYHVVREYFDFNAPLEVTIPEEIPHE is encoded by the coding sequence ATGATAGGGAGGGGGAGGGCCAGGAGATGGGTGGCCCTCCTTGGGTGGGTGGTCGCCTTCCTCCTTCTGTTCATGGTCAGGCCGGCCACGGCCGGTGCCCATGCTCAGGTGGTCCGTGCCGACCCAGCGCCCGGCTCCTCCCTAGCCCAGTCGCCCCCCCGTGTCACCGTCTGGCTCTCGGAGCCCATCATCCCTGAGGGGAGCCGGCTGGAAGTCTACGACGTCTCCGGGCAGCGGGTAGATCAGGGCACCACCTACTACCACGGCAGCCCTCCCACCGCCATGAGCGTCGACCTGGGGCCCCTGCCCCAAGGCAACTACCGGGTGCGCAGCGTGACCTTTTCCTCGGTGGACGGCCACTACTGGGTGACCACCTTCCCCTTCGCCGTGGGAGCAGCGGTGACGGCCCCCGGGGTGGAGGAGGCGCGCATGGGCTCCGGCCTGCCCGTGCCCCAGTGGCTTCCGGTGCTGCTGCGCTACATCACCCTGGCAGGGGCGTTAGCATGGGGCGGCATCGCCTTCGCTCACGGCTTTGTGGTGGGCCCCTGGCTGGCTGCCCATGCGCGCCGGCTGGCCCCTCTGACCATCGGCATCAGCTACCGCTACTGGTGGGCCCTCTTGCTGGCCCTCATATCGCTGCTGGTGGGCCGAGGCCTGGAGATAGCCTGGCCCATGGCGGCCACGGTCAGCCTCGGCCAGGTCGCGGCAGGGTGGGAAGCCGCCCGGGCCTTCCTCACCAGCCGCTTCTCCCTGCTCTCCTATGGAGTGCTGGCGCTGGCTGTCCTGGCGGTGCTGACGGCCCGACGCACTGGCCCCCTCCCGGCGGTGGCCGGGGCGGCCGAGACGGTAGCCGCCCACCGTGTGCCTCATCATAGCCTGACCACAGAGGTGTGGGCCGCCCGTGCCCATGTGGCCCTGGCGGCGCTGGCCATGATAGGGCTGGCAGCCACTGGCCACGCCGCCGTCGTATCCGGCCCCTACTATTCGTCCCTGGCGGCGGCCTGGGCACACTACGTGGCAGCCGCGGTGTGGGTTGGCGGGATATTGTATTTCGCTGTCGTTCTCTTACCCGCCACCTCCAAGTTGGAAGTTAGCGAGCGGGCCCGAGCGCGGGTGGCCCTCCTGGGCGGCTTCACCCCCTATGCCCTCCTGGCGGGGGCGACGCTGGCAGCTACCGGCCTTTTGCGGGCGGAGGTCCACCTTCCCTCCCTCTCCGTCACCGTCCTAAGACAGCTGGTAAGGACCGCCTACGGCCAGGCCTTATTGGCCAAGCTCTCCCTGGTGGCCCTTATGGCGGGGGTGGGCGCCCTCCACTCCTTCTGGTATCGACGGAAGGTATGGCAGCTGCTAGCTGGGGGCGCTGAGAAAGAAGAGGTGGGGAAGCCTCTCCGCCGCTGGCAAAGGCTGGTTCAGTGGGAGGCGGTGCTGGCCATCTTGGTGATGGCCTCTGTGGCCGTCCTCATCACCAGGCCTGCCCTCCGCTATGGCTTTGGGGACCTGGCCTCCCCTTCGCTGGGGGAGGCGGGCCGGGGGGAGGACATCGCCCGCGCCTTCCTGGAGAGGGCCGACCAGAACATGAACGCCTTGAAGTCAGCGCGGGTGAGGGAGAGGCCGGGAGGCTCCAATTCGGCGGGCTGGACCGACTACGTCCTGGTGGCGCCCTCCACCATGCGCATCCAGACCAGCAACGGCGACGAGACCGTGGTCTGGTGGAACTTGATGTTCACGCGTAGGAGTGGACAGACCGCCTGGCAGATCGGCTTTTGGAGCCCCGTATACCGCTTCACCTGGCCCAACTACGTCTGGTCCGAGGTGGCCTATCGGCCGACCATCCTGGGCGAGGAAGAGGTGAACGGCGTGCGCTGCGCTATCGTCTCCTTCACCGATAGCGCAGGGAGCACCCGCCACACCTTATGGATCGGGGACGACGGCCTTGTGCGACGGGAAGAGGTGATCTCAGTGGGCTACCATGTCGTCAGGGAATACTTTGACTTTAACGCCCCCCTGGAGGTCACCATCCCAGAGGAGATCCCCCACGAGTAG
- a CDS encoding TdeIII family type II restriction endonuclease produces MAVQVVHERRRLGVTSNHPVQAVCQAYRGHPVRRRPIVIDLYLKSHNGDEWFFEMKSPKRNEDQAVGAVRKMLMVHGVRGAGPPAVQTYYAMAYNPYGDDRSAYAESIAKKCLDCDTMVLMGKKFWDLIGGPGTYEEVLGLYRQVGREFKDEVRVRLVS; encoded by the coding sequence ATGGCAGTACAGGTCGTTCATGAGAGAAGGCGTCTGGGGGTCACAAGCAATCATCCTGTGCAGGCGGTATGCCAGGCTTATCGGGGGCACCCGGTTAGGAGACGCCCCATCGTCATCGACCTCTATCTCAAATCTCACAACGGAGACGAATGGTTCTTTGAGATGAAAAGCCCGAAGCGAAATGAGGATCAGGCAGTCGGGGCAGTCAGGAAGATGCTCATGGTTCATGGGGTTAGGGGTGCTGGTCCGCCTGCTGTGCAGACATATTACGCAATGGCTTACAACCCTTACGGAGACGACCGTAGCGCCTACGCCGAGAGCATAGCGAAGAAATGCCTCGACTGCGACACCATGGTGCTCATGGGTAAAAAGTTCTGGGACCTAATAGGTGGCCCAGGCACATACGAGGAGGTGTTGGGGCTTTACAGACAAGTCGGGCGGGAATTCAAAGATGAAGTCCGGGTGAGGTTAGTCTCATGA
- the purF gene encoding amidophosphoribosyltransferase — protein sequence MKESGLREKCGVFGIYAPGEDVARLTFYGIYALQHRGQESAGIATGDGQRIHVRTGMGLVSQVFDEEDLRHLRGHVAIGHTRYSTTGSSLPQNAQPILVEGPNGPVAVAHNGNLVNAEALRYSLEEMGVQFRTSTDTEVIAHLLASAPGPTWRERIAAVMRVLKGAYSLAVLTPTSLIAMRDPWGIRPLCLGRLNGGYVVASETCALDHLGAELIRELGPGEAMVVDEEGMEVFQAAPIERPSLCVFEFIYFARPDSVLRGQLLYPVRMAMGRELAREHPVEADLVIGVPDSAIPAAIGYSHESGIPYAEGLVKNRYVGRTFIQPHQRLREMGVYLKFNPLREVIAGKRLVVVDDSIVRGTTTPKVVEMLRRAGAREVHMRICSPPIRHPCPFGIDMATRWELIANEKTVEEIRRHIGADSLGYLSIDGLMRAIGQSRDTFCTACFTGDYPLPVQLQMDKLVFERPSPGGRHQPALTAWSWERDRR from the coding sequence ATGAAGGAGTCTGGCTTAAGGGAAAAGTGCGGGGTATTCGGCATCTACGCCCCTGGTGAGGACGTGGCCAGGCTCACCTTTTATGGCATCTATGCCCTGCAGCACCGAGGCCAGGAGTCGGCGGGCATTGCCACTGGCGACGGGCAGCGCATCCACGTGCGCACAGGCATGGGCCTCGTATCCCAGGTATTCGATGAGGAGGACTTGCGCCACCTGCGGGGGCATGTGGCCATCGGACACACCAGGTATTCCACCACTGGCTCTTCCCTGCCGCAGAACGCCCAGCCCATCTTGGTGGAAGGCCCCAACGGGCCGGTAGCCGTAGCCCATAATGGCAACCTGGTGAACGCGGAGGCCCTACGTTACTCCCTGGAGGAGATGGGGGTACAGTTCCGCACCTCTACCGACACGGAGGTGATAGCCCATCTGCTGGCCAGCGCCCCAGGCCCCACCTGGCGGGAGCGCATCGCTGCCGTCATGCGCGTCCTCAAGGGGGCCTACTCCTTGGCCGTCCTCACCCCCACCAGCCTCATAGCCATGCGCGACCCATGGGGCATCCGGCCCCTCTGCCTGGGTCGTCTCAATGGCGGATATGTGGTGGCCTCCGAGACCTGCGCCCTCGATCACTTGGGGGCGGAGCTCATACGGGAGTTGGGGCCCGGCGAGGCCATGGTGGTGGACGAGGAAGGCATGGAGGTGTTCCAGGCCGCCCCCATCGAGCGCCCCTCCCTGTGCGTATTCGAGTTCATCTACTTTGCCCGCCCCGACTCGGTCCTCAGGGGCCAGCTGCTTTACCCGGTGCGCATGGCCATGGGGCGCGAGCTGGCGCGGGAACATCCGGTGGAGGCCGATCTGGTCATTGGCGTGCCCGACTCGGCCATCCCCGCTGCCATCGGCTACTCCCATGAGTCGGGCATCCCCTATGCCGAGGGTCTGGTGAAGAACCGCTATGTGGGCCGCACCTTCATCCAGCCCCACCAGCGTCTACGGGAGATGGGCGTGTACCTCAAGTTCAATCCCCTACGGGAGGTCATCGCTGGCAAACGGCTGGTGGTAGTGGACGACTCCATAGTGCGGGGTACCACCACCCCCAAGGTGGTGGAGATGTTGCGCCGGGCGGGGGCCAGGGAGGTCCACATGCGCATCTGCTCCCCACCCATCCGCCACCCTTGTCCCTTCGGCATTGATATGGCCACCCGGTGGGAGCTTATCGCCAACGAGAAGACGGTGGAGGAGATACGCCGCCACATCGGCGCCGACTCTCTGGGCTACCTGTCCATCGATGGCCTTATGCGGGCCATAGGCCAAAGCCGGGACACCTTCTGCACGGCCTGCTTCACCGGCGATTATCCCCTGCCCGTGCAGCTACAGATGGACAAGCTGGTCTTTGAGCGTCCCAGCCCTGGAGGCCGGCACCAGCCCGCGCTGACCGCCTGGAGCTGGGAGCGGGACCGTCGCTAG
- the purM gene encoding phosphoribosylformylglycinamidine cyclo-ligase translates to MTYARAGVDLDAAQRLKSRLAELVRFTRTPQVLADVGPFAGLFRVDGFQEPVLVATCDGVGTKARIASLLGAYQAIGRDLVALNVNDLLTSGARPLFFLDYIASHRLGEEAILALVEGMVQMCQEVGCALLGGETAEMPDIYRPGDFDLAGFAVGVVERQELIDGSRIAPGDVLLGLPSEGLHTNGYSLVRRVFRVGMGEDPAAERGRLEEYVPELGRTLGEELLRPHRCYYREVMAVRGLVKGIAHITGGGIEANVARVLPPGVRAEIHWGSWEVPPIFHLLQARGHIPPEEMRRVFNMGIGMVLVVSEAKAQQVLSSIQAIEHMGYVVAE, encoded by the coding sequence ATGACCTACGCCCGCGCCGGGGTGGACCTGGACGCTGCCCAGCGCCTCAAGTCGCGGTTGGCCGAGCTAGTGCGCTTCACCCGCACCCCTCAGGTCCTGGCTGATGTGGGACCCTTCGCCGGCCTCTTCCGTGTGGACGGTTTCCAAGAGCCGGTGCTGGTGGCCACCTGCGATGGCGTGGGCACCAAGGCGCGCATCGCCTCCCTCCTGGGGGCATACCAGGCCATAGGCCGCGACCTAGTGGCCCTCAACGTCAACGACCTCCTCACCAGCGGCGCCCGTCCTTTGTTCTTTCTGGACTACATCGCCTCCCACCGCCTGGGGGAGGAGGCCATACTGGCCCTGGTGGAGGGGATGGTCCAGATGTGCCAGGAGGTGGGCTGCGCCCTGCTGGGAGGGGAGACGGCCGAGATGCCCGACATCTACCGTCCTGGCGACTTCGACCTGGCCGGCTTTGCCGTGGGAGTGGTGGAGCGGCAGGAGTTGATAGATGGCTCCCGCATCGCCCCTGGCGATGTGCTCTTGGGACTCCCCTCCGAGGGCCTCCACACCAACGGCTACTCCCTGGTGCGACGCGTCTTCCGAGTGGGCATGGGCGAGGACCCAGCGGCCGAGAGGGGCCGCCTAGAGGAGTACGTGCCTGAGCTGGGACGCACCCTGGGCGAGGAGCTGCTGCGCCCCCATCGCTGCTACTACCGGGAGGTGATGGCGGTACGGGGCCTGGTGAAGGGCATCGCCCACATCACGGGCGGAGGCATCGAGGCCAACGTGGCGCGGGTGCTACCGCCAGGGGTGCGGGCGGAGATCCATTGGGGGTCATGGGAGGTGCCTCCCATCTTCCATCTGCTGCAAGCGCGGGGCCACATCCCCCCCGAGGAGATGCGCCGCGTCTTCAACATGGGCATCGGCATGGTGCTGGTGGTGAGCGAAGCGAAAGCACAGCAGGTGTTATCCTCTATCCAGGCCATCGAGCACATGGGATATGTTGTGGCCGAGTGA
- a CDS encoding glycosyltransferase, whose protein sequence is MVSVDVVVPVYNEEQDLPRNIPILHSFLSSPVFPYAWRIVIADNASTDATPQVAQELAQSLSGVEYLRIEQKGRGIALRTAWGRSQADIVSYMDVDLSTDLSAFPSLIKAVAEEGYHLAIGTRLARGAQVKRSLRRTFLSRAYMLILKATLHVHFSDAQCGFKALQRLVAQRLLPLTKDVGWFFDTELLVLAERAGYRIAQIPVRWHEDPDSRVRILPTVAQDLRGIWRLLRERPWQALAVEGSRPPAVR, encoded by the coding sequence ATGGTCTCCGTGGATGTAGTCGTCCCTGTCTACAACGAGGAGCAGGACCTGCCCCGCAACATCCCTATTCTACACTCCTTCCTTTCGTCGCCTGTCTTTCCCTATGCCTGGCGCATCGTTATCGCCGACAACGCCAGCACCGACGCCACCCCCCAGGTGGCCCAGGAGCTGGCGCAAAGCCTCTCCGGCGTTGAGTACCTGCGCATCGAGCAGAAGGGCCGAGGCATCGCCCTGCGCACCGCCTGGGGCCGCTCCCAGGCCGACATCGTGAGCTATATGGACGTAGACCTGTCCACCGACCTCTCGGCCTTCCCCTCTCTGATAAAGGCGGTGGCCGAAGAGGGCTATCATCTGGCCATCGGCACCCGGCTGGCCCGCGGCGCCCAGGTGAAGCGCTCCTTACGTCGCACCTTCCTCTCCCGCGCCTATATGCTCATCCTCAAGGCTACCCTTCACGTCCACTTCAGCGATGCTCAATGTGGGTTCAAGGCCCTGCAGCGCCTGGTGGCCCAACGTCTTCTCCCCCTTACCAAGGACGTGGGCTGGTTCTTCGACACCGAGCTTCTGGTGCTGGCCGAGCGGGCCGGTTACCGCATCGCCCAGATCCCCGTGCGCTGGCACGAGGACCCCGACTCCCGTGTGCGCATCCTGCCCACGGTGGCCCAGGACCTGCGGGGCATCTGGCGCCTGCTGCGAGAGCGCCCCTGGCAAGCCCTAGCTGTCGAGGGGTCCCGGCCGCCCGCAGTCAGGTAG
- a CDS encoding ABC transporter ATP-binding protein, translating into MGLIGPNGSGKTTLINTVTGVFPPTAGRVYLGDLDITPLPAHRRARLGIARTFQNVKLWTRLTVWENLWIVSQPSHRRLPGLGPDRQRERRLAEILAWVGLWERRNDLAGSLSFGEQRRLELARALAAEPRVLLLDEPAAGLSMGELEDLTRFLEQLRAQGLAILLVEHVLELVMNIADRIAVLNFGHKIAEGTPDQVREDPQVQEAYLGMRKRSAQPAGEPDDARP; encoded by the coding sequence ATGGGGCTCATCGGCCCCAATGGCTCTGGGAAGACCACCCTTATCAACACGGTGACGGGCGTCTTTCCCCCCACGGCCGGGCGGGTCTACCTGGGCGACCTGGACATCACCCCCTTGCCTGCCCACCGGAGGGCCCGGTTGGGCATCGCCCGCACATTTCAGAATGTAAAGCTTTGGACGAGGCTGACCGTCTGGGAGAACCTGTGGATAGTGAGCCAGCCTTCCCATCGTCGCTTACCTGGGCTGGGGCCGGACCGGCAGCGGGAGCGAAGGCTGGCCGAGATCCTGGCCTGGGTGGGGTTGTGGGAACGCCGCAACGACCTGGCGGGCAGCCTGAGCTTTGGCGAACAGCGTCGGCTGGAGCTGGCCCGTGCCCTGGCCGCCGAGCCGCGGGTTCTCCTGCTGGACGAGCCAGCGGCCGGCCTCAGCATGGGCGAGCTGGAAGACTTGACACGGTTCCTGGAGCAACTCCGCGCCCAGGGGCTGGCCATCCTCCTGGTGGAGCACGTCCTGGAGCTGGTGATGAACATAGCTGATCGCATAGCCGTCCTTAACTTCGGCCATAAGATCGCCGAAGGTACCCCTGATCAGGTGAGGGAGGACCCTCAGGTGCAGGAGGCCTACCTAGGGATGAGGAAGCGCAGCGCCCAGCCGGCGGGGGAGCCCGATGACGCCAGACCGTGA
- a CDS encoding ABC transporter substrate-binding protein — HSKSTSDAAIKPGAQKAGFTIVADEGWKLTDTDFSAQVSKMKAANPDVVALASHPFTTCGFLKEAARQGFRPKLVIFLTSTITEETVRGCGRELEGGIGPTSFAPINKKAREVSLTVADKYNGFIDLHSAGTYENIILLKQVIEKAGIDGRPDTVLQDRRKIRDALSQLTEFDGLLGKIRFRTDQPREVDKPWLVVEFKGGKFQPKWIPPEYQAAILTD; from the coding sequence CCCACTCCAAGTCCACCTCCGATGCAGCTATAAAGCCGGGGGCGCAGAAGGCTGGCTTTACCATCGTCGCCGATGAGGGGTGGAAGCTCACCGATACCGACTTCTCTGCCCAGGTCTCCAAGATGAAGGCCGCCAACCCGGATGTGGTGGCCCTGGCTTCCCATCCCTTCACCACCTGCGGCTTCCTAAAGGAGGCCGCCCGCCAGGGGTTCCGCCCCAAGCTGGTCATCTTCCTGACGTCCACCATCACTGAGGAGACGGTCCGGGGCTGCGGCCGCGAGCTGGAGGGCGGCATCGGCCCCACCTCCTTCGCCCCCATCAACAAGAAGGCCAGGGAGGTCTCCCTGACGGTGGCCGACAAATACAATGGCTTCATCGACCTGCACAGCGCCGGCACCTACGAGAACATCATCCTCCTTAAGCAAGTCATCGAGAAGGCTGGCATCGACGGCAGGCCGGATACCGTGCTCCAGGACCGCCGCAAGATCCGCGATGCCCTTTCCCAGCTCACCGAGTTCGACGGCCTCCTGGGCAAGATCCGGTTCCGGACCGACCAGCCACGTGAGGTGGACAAGCCCTGGCTCGTGGTGGAGTTCAAGGGGGGCAAGTTCCAGCCCAAGTGGATCCCACCCGAGTACCAGGCGGCCATCCTCACTGACTAG
- a CDS encoding branched-chain amino acid ABC transporter permease, with protein MWLDLVQQGISGFLVGSTYALIAIGFTMVWGVMRRLNLAYGAAALGAAYVGFWIYRLAPDLTPAILVLAAMGSGIVIGFLMDLVCFRWLPKEYELAPLASTLGALIIAEEVINLRTEGYPVSFPEIVDKVFYVGRLYFRPDHIVIFAACMVMVAGLYYLLFRTRLGLAIRGVSQQVVAAQLMGMNPNKTDAITFMLTGMLAGAAGALSVMAIGTGTSALAMTFTLRGLSAAVIGGLGSIPGAIVGGLALGITEAEALRVFGIGYRDVFTNLALLAILVFRPQGLMGVRLAQI; from the coding sequence ATGTGGCTTGACCTCGTGCAGCAGGGCATAAGTGGATTCCTGGTAGGGTCCACTTATGCCCTGATCGCCATCGGCTTCACGATGGTGTGGGGGGTTATGCGCCGCCTCAATCTGGCTTACGGCGCTGCTGCCTTGGGTGCCGCCTACGTGGGGTTTTGGATCTATCGCCTGGCGCCAGACCTGACCCCGGCCATCCTGGTGTTGGCAGCCATGGGGAGCGGCATCGTCATCGGCTTCTTGATGGACCTGGTCTGCTTCCGCTGGCTGCCTAAAGAATATGAGCTGGCGCCCCTGGCGAGCACCTTAGGGGCCCTCATCATAGCGGAGGAAGTCATCAACCTCCGCACTGAAGGCTACCCTGTGTCCTTCCCGGAGATAGTTGACAAGGTATTCTATGTGGGTCGCCTCTACTTCCGGCCGGACCACATCGTCATCTTTGCCGCATGCATGGTGATGGTGGCGGGGCTCTACTATCTCCTTTTCCGCACCCGGCTCGGACTAGCCATTAGAGGGGTTTCGCAGCAGGTGGTGGCCGCCCAGCTCATGGGGATGAACCCCAATAAGACCGACGCCATCACGTTCATGCTAACGGGGATGCTGGCGGGGGCGGCAGGTGCCCTGTCGGTGATGGCCATCGGCACAGGCACCTCCGCCCTGGCCATGACCTTCACCCTCCGGGGGCTTTCGGCGGCCGTTATCGGCGGGCTGGGGAGCATACCTGGCGCCATCGTAGGGGGTCTGGCCCTGGGCATCACCGAGGCGGAGGCCCTGAGGGTCTTTGGCATAGGCTATAGAGACGTCTTCACCAACCTGGCCTTGCTGGCCATCTTGGTATTCAGGCCACAGGGGCTGATGGGGGTAAGGCTAGCTCAAATTTAG
- the purH gene encoding bifunctional phosphoribosylaminoimidazolecarboxamide formyltransferase/IMP cyclohydrolase, with translation MIALISVSDKRGVKELALGLAELGFDIYSTGGTQRYLLETGLPVHSISSLTGFPEILDGRVKTLHPFVHAGILARRERPEHMEELQRSQIPTIDLVCVNLYPFAETVARPHRLEEALEQIDIGGPTLLRAAAKNFPSVIVLSDPDDYEPVLEMLREGEVPMAVRRRLAAKAFQHVAAYDSIIAQYLREEEELFPLQLTVALEKVQDLRYGENPHQRAALYRLLTPGPGTGMATARQLHGRELSYNNIMDADAAWQAVCDFQEPTVVIVKHANPCGLASRPHLAEAFQLAFQGDPISAFGGIVAVNRPVDLALAQAIREARHPTSGQRLFLEVIIAPEYEAEALLLLKKSPNLRILQVSSPPADHLTYRHVSGGLLVQEPDRYPDHQLEMKVVTKRAPSPQEMEDLLFAWKACKHVKSNAIVVAKDKALLGMGAGQPNRVQSVRLATEGAGPRAQGAVLASDAFFPFPDSVEEAARAGITAIVQPGGSVRDEEVIRAADHHGLAMVFTGVRHFRH, from the coding sequence ATGATCGCCCTCATATCTGTGTCTGATAAGAGGGGGGTGAAGGAGCTGGCCTTGGGGCTGGCGGAGCTGGGCTTCGATATCTACTCCACCGGGGGCACCCAGCGTTACCTCCTGGAAACGGGCCTCCCCGTCCACTCCATCTCCTCCCTCACAGGGTTCCCGGAGATCCTGGATGGGCGGGTCAAGACCCTCCACCCCTTCGTGCATGCCGGCATCCTGGCCCGCCGCGAACGCCCAGAGCATATGGAGGAGCTGCAACGCAGCCAGATCCCCACCATTGACCTCGTCTGCGTCAACCTCTACCCCTTTGCTGAGACAGTGGCCCGTCCACACCGCCTGGAGGAGGCCCTGGAGCAGATAGACATTGGCGGCCCTACCCTTCTGCGGGCAGCGGCCAAAAACTTCCCCTCGGTCATCGTCCTTTCGGACCCCGACGACTATGAGCCGGTGCTGGAGATGTTGCGGGAGGGGGAGGTGCCCATGGCCGTGCGCCGCCGTCTGGCGGCCAAAGCCTTCCAGCACGTGGCCGCCTACGACTCCATCATCGCCCAGTACCTGCGCGAGGAGGAAGAGCTCTTCCCCCTCCAGCTCACCGTGGCCCTGGAGAAGGTGCAGGACCTGCGCTACGGCGAGAACCCCCACCAGAGGGCCGCCCTCTACCGCCTGCTGACCCCGGGCCCTGGCACGGGGATGGCCACGGCCCGCCAGCTCCACGGTCGGGAGCTATCCTATAACAACATCATGGATGCCGATGCCGCCTGGCAGGCGGTGTGCGATTTCCAAGAGCCCACGGTGGTCATCGTGAAGCACGCCAACCCCTGCGGCCTCGCCTCCCGTCCCCACTTGGCGGAGGCCTTCCAGCTGGCCTTCCAGGGCGACCCCATCTCCGCCTTCGGAGGCATCGTGGCCGTAAATCGCCCTGTAGACCTGGCCCTGGCCCAGGCCATAAGGGAGGCCCGCCACCCCACCAGCGGCCAGAGGCTCTTCCTGGAGGTCATTATCGCCCCCGAGTATGAGGCGGAGGCCCTGCTCCTCCTAAAGAAGAGCCCTAACCTGCGCATCCTCCAGGTGAGCTCGCCCCCTGCCGATCACCTGACCTATCGCCACGTCTCGGGGGGCCTTTTAGTCCAGGAGCCCGACCGCTACCCGGACCATCAGCTGGAGATGAAGGTGGTCACCAAAAGGGCCCCCTCACCCCAGGAGATGGAAGATCTCCTCTTCGCCTGGAAGGCCTGCAAACACGTCAAGTCCAACGCCATCGTGGTGGCCAAGGACAAGGCCCTTTTGGGCATGGGAGCTGGCCAGCCCAACCGCGTCCAGAGCGTGCGCCTGGCTACCGAGGGAGCGGGGCCGCGAGCCCAAGGGGCGGTCCTGGCATCCGACGCCTTCTTCCCCTTCCCCGACTCGGTGGAGGAGGCGGCCAGGGCAGGCATCACCGCCATCGTGCAGCCCGGGGGATCGGTGCGGGACGAGGAGGTGATCAGGGCCGCCGACCACCATGGCCTGGCCATGGTCTTCACCGGGGTCCGCCACTTCCGTCACTAG
- a CDS encoding branched-chain amino acid ABC transporter permease, which produces MEYYIGLITMSAIQALLGLSVYVTVLAGRVSFGQHGFALIGGYMAGVATAVWGWHLAPALVLGMLASGLVGLVVGYPALRIRGVYLAVASVAFAEICRNVVQNLFYYRQEVVGGLVRKIGPVGHEGFRHISYFYDHGFTREMVMGVILGVLALTTLVVWVLDRSQLGRRLRAISEDELAAQTAGINVAWLTTLAFGLGAAIAGLSGGLYAHYLTFASHETFTILMGVLAVAYVLVGGTANVVGPLLGVAFFTAITEGLRPLQEYRVIIYGALIVAAMLVRPYGIIDHKLLVRLRQWATFLPRAKVRAEARVDATR; this is translated from the coding sequence ATGGAGTACTACATCGGCCTTATCACCATGTCGGCCATTCAGGCCTTATTGGGGCTCTCAGTTTACGTCACAGTGCTGGCCGGGCGGGTCTCGTTTGGTCAGCATGGCTTTGCCCTCATAGGCGGCTATATGGCGGGGGTGGCCACGGCCGTATGGGGCTGGCATCTGGCGCCGGCACTTGTGCTGGGGATGCTGGCCTCGGGCCTGGTGGGGTTGGTGGTGGGCTACCCCGCCCTGCGTATCCGCGGTGTCTACCTGGCGGTGGCATCGGTGGCCTTCGCCGAGATTTGCCGCAACGTGGTCCAGAACCTCTTCTACTATCGCCAAGAGGTGGTGGGGGGGTTAGTGAGAAAGATCGGCCCCGTGGGGCACGAGGGGTTCCGACACATCAGCTACTTCTACGACCACGGCTTCACCCGCGAGATGGTCATGGGGGTCATCTTGGGCGTCCTGGCACTGACCACCCTAGTGGTGTGGGTGCTGGACCGGTCCCAATTGGGGCGGCGGCTGCGGGCCATCAGTGAGGACGAGCTGGCGGCCCAGACGGCGGGCATTAACGTGGCCTGGCTCACCACCCTGGCCTTCGGCCTAGGGGCGGCCATCGCTGGCCTATCGGGCGGCCTCTACGCTCACTACTTGACCTTCGCCTCCCACGAGACCTTCACCATCCTCATGGGGGTTCTGGCGGTGGCCTATGTCCTGGTGGGGGGGACAGCCAATGTCGTGGGCCCCCTTCTGGGGGTAGCCTTCTTCACCGCCATCACCGAAGGGCTGCGGCCGCTACAAGAGTATCGCGTCATCATCTATGGGGCCCTCATCGTGGCCGCCATGTTAGTGCGTCCTTACGGAATCATCGACCACAAGCTACTGGTGCGTCTCCGCCAGTGGGCAACCTTCCTTCCCAGAGCTAAGGTCCGAGCAGAGGCGAGAGTCGATGCTACGCGTTGA